The genomic segment CCTGGCACCCAGCGCCCGGCCGACGTCCGACATCGTCACCAGACCGTCGCCGGCGATGTTGTACGCCCCGGGGGGCGCTGTCGTGGTGGTCACCGCGAGGGCGATCGCCGACGCGACGTCATCGTGGTGCACCAACTGCACCGGTGTACCGGGATCGGGCATCGGCGGTTTGAGCACCGGCACTGCCTGAGTGAGTCGACGCACCGCGTCGGGCAGTTGATTCCACGGCATGGCCTCGGCCAGCGCGGGTGCCTTGGGACCGGCGACGATGCAGGGCCGAAGGACATACACCTCCAAGGACGAACCCTCGGTGGCTTCGGCCAGCGCCTGCTCGCATGCGGCCTTCTGTTCGGAGTAGTAGTGCTCCGGCGTGCCACGAGTGGGAACGTCCTCAGTGATGGGCACCGGATTGTCTCGGTGGTAGCCGTACGCCGCCACCGATGAGGTGTACACGAGGCGGCGCGGCCCACCGGCCACCGTGGCCTCGAAGACGTTGCGTGTGCCGGCGAGGTTGATCCTGGCGCTCTCCTCCCGCGTGCCCATGATGATGAAGGCGAGGTGGACAACCACGTCGACGTCTTTCACCAGAGCATCGACTGCTGCCCGGTCCAGAATGTCGCCCTGCCGGTACACCGTCTTGGTCCAGCCGCGGTCCGCCGGGTCGAAAGGTCGCCGGGCCATGCCGATGATCTGCGTGACATCGGGGTGCGCCTCGAGCGCCTCAATCGTGGAGATCCCGATCTCCCCGGTAGGTCCGGTGACTGCGACGCGAAGTGCCATGGAGGTCGCTGTTCCCTGCTAGAGATAGGCCGAAACGGCTCTCGGTGCGGACTAACGTCGCCACAGACTCCGAACTTGTGCCGGGTCAAGCTTCAAGTTGTTCCGGATGACGATGTCCTGATTCCTGTCAGAGATCTGACTGGAGACCGTGATCAGCTTGGGCTCCGGCGGGCGGTCGGCGAAGACTCTCCGGTACGTCACGAAGGTTCTCCCGTCGATCGTGTAGACCGCCGAGCCGGTTCTGTCGGTGAGCTTCATGCCCTTTTGCACAATCTCCTGGATCTGCCGTGCATTCGAGTCGAGCTGCTGCTGCCTTTCGGCCTCTCGTGCTTTCGCTTCCCTATACCAAAGCGAGTCATGCTTTTGTACGGGAATTTTCGGAATCAGGTCGAACAAGCTCTTGTGCTTCGGGGTTAAGTCGTCCAACCGCTGAATGGGGTTGAGCGTCGTTTTCCGATTGAAGAGTTCTTTGACGGTGCTCAAGAAGAACTTGCCGAGCGCACCGAAGGGATCGCTCCTGCTTGCCGCGACGGCGCTCTTCGCGGTCAGTGGGGTGCTGTTCGGGGCGGCAACACGCGAGGACGGTCGCGGCTTCCCGTCGCCTGCCGCCGGCGTCCGGTTCACCGTACGGGCTGGCGTCGATCGCGAGCGGGCACGCGACGCCGCTGCCGAACCGGAGTCACCGGCCTTGGGCGACGATGCGGCCGACCCAGCCGGCGACGACCCGACGCCACTGTCTGCGCTGGCCAGACCCACCCCGGAGCCGACAAGTGACCAGCCGATGAGCGCCGCACCGATGCCTGCGGTCGCCGCACCGAGCTGCAACCACCTACGCACGGGCACATCTCTGGATCCGTGCCCCGACAGATAGCTGCGTTTCGCCGACGTAGACATATAACCCCCGTATTTGTCTGCGGTCCAAGAGAATTGGAAGGATCCCGGCCCTACAGCGCCACCTCTTGGACGCTGACGAGTTAGCCACGCGTTCGCGATGTTACGGCAAGAGCAACCCGCTGACGCGCAAATGAGCAGGCCGAAGCCGATGGTTCTGTATCGGCCTTGTAGACCACGTGAAGTCAAACCGGGCAAGCTCGCTCGGCCGACACCCGGCCGGGCCGGCGCCAAAGTTGGGCCGCCTGCACAGCCGTTTCGGAGATTCACTCATGACTGATGTATCGTTCCCTGGCGCCCGTCGCAATTTTGACGGGCACGCGGGCTGTGGCGCAGCTTGGTAGCGCACTTCACTGGGGGTGAAGGGGTCGCAGGTTCAAATCCTGTCAGCCCGACCGACTTGAATGACGCAACATGGTTGCGCCAACTAATAACCGCTCCGTGCGGCAATACTCGGACAGTGAGTTGATCAGTGCTGTCCAATCTTCTCGCTCATGGCGCGGTGTCTTGCGCGCCTTGGGATTGGCCGGTACCTCGGCCGCGGCGATGCGGTCGGTTCGTGCGAACGCCGATCGACTGGAGCTCGATTACACCCACTTCACCGGGCAGCGAAAATGGACCGACCACGAATTGGCCGAAGCGATCAAATCCGCTACCTCGTGGAGTCAGGTCGCTGAGGCGCTTGGGCTGGTCGGAGGTTCCTGCGTCCCCGCGCTCCGTGGTCACGCGCTACGACTCGGTATCGCCACCGGGCACTTGTCTCAGGTACGGAAGTCCCCCACCTTCGAGGGTGAGATGTCCCCGCGACTTGCTCACCTCCCACGAGCCGGATCACTGATGGCTGCCGCATGGTTTGAGCTCTGCGGTTACCACGTCTCATGGCCACTCGAGCCTTCCCGCTACGACTTACTTGCCTGGATCGGGGACTTCGCACGCCGCATCCAAGTGAAGACGACCACGGTGAAGCAAGGAGCCTCGTGGACCGTGTGGCTCTCAAACACGGGTAGAACACGCAGAACCTACGACCCCGACGAGATCGACTACTTTTTCGTGATCGACGGCGACTTCAATTACTACCTGATCCCTATCGCTGCGGTCGGCGGCCTGACCGCGATACAGCTGTCCGCCTATCGCGAATATCTCGTGCAGCGCGAGACGGTCACACCGTCAACAGCCGGTACAGACCGATCAGGCCCACCACCACGATGACCGCGCGCAGCACGTTCGGCGACAGTCGCCGGCCGTAGTGCGCGCCCAACCATCCGCCGACCAGCGACCCGACGGCGATCAGACCGGCCGCTTCCCAGCTCACCCGGTCGAACGCCACCACGGTGTAGCCGACCGCCGCGACAATGTTCACCAGCAGCGACAGCAGATTCTTGGCCGCATTCATCCGCTGCATGTCCTCGGGCAGCAGTGCGCCCATCACGCCGATCAGCAGGATGCCCTGCGCGGCGGTGAAGTAGCCGCCATAGATGCCGACCGCGAACGTCCCGGCCACCAGCGCGACCATCCGCTTGGGTGACACGTGCTCGGCCGACCGCCCCGCGGCCTCCGCGCGTGAGCGCGCATAGGCCTGGATCCGCGGCCCGATCACGACCAGCACCAGTGCCAAGATCAACAGCACCGGCACGATCTGGGTGAAGACCTTTTCCGGCAGGTGCAGCAGCAGGAACGCCCCGATCGCCGCCCCGATCAGCGATGCCGGGATCTGCCAGCGCAGTCGATCCCACTGGCCGCCGAGCTCCTTGCGATAGCCCCACGTCCCCGACACCCCGCCGGCAACCAGGCCGATCGCGTTCGACATCGTCGCCGTCACGGGTGGGAAGCCGAGAGTCACCAGCGTCGGGAAGGTGATCAAGGTGCCCGACCCGACCAGTGAATTGATCGCGCCGGCCCCCATCCCGGCCAGGACGATCACGATCATGTGGGCAACGGACACCACGAAACCCTATCTGGGCACCAGCTGACCACGGACGTCGGCCGCAGGGTCCTCCAAAGCCGCTCGCCCACAACGTGATCCAGCACACAGCACCGCCCGTGCCCCGCGGCACCTAGCCTCAGTTCCCATGAGCGAGATTCCGAGTACCGACGAGGCGCTGGCCAACCTCTCCATGCCCCTGCTCGACGCGATGATGACTCAGCGAGCCATCCGGCGGGTCAAACCCGACCCGGTCGACGACGCGATCGTCGTCAAATGCATCGAACTCGCGCTGCGAGCACCCACCGGATCCAACGGTCAGAACTGGGAGTTCATCGTCGTCAAGGATCAAAAGGTCAAAGACCAACTCGGCAAGCGCTACCGCCAACCCTGGTCGATCTACGGAGCGCTCGGCAGACGGCAAGCGGCCAACGATGAGTCGATGCTGAAGATCCTGAAGGCCGTCGAGTGGCAGGTCGACCATTTCAGCGAGATCCCAGTCCTGGTGATCCCCTGCCTGCGCGGCGGCACTCGCGTGCCCTACGTCCCGACACCGTTCGTCGGCGAGACGTCCTACTTCGGGTCGATCTACCCCAGCGTGCAGAACCTGCTGCTCGCGGCCAGAGCCATGGGCCTGGGCGCATCGCTGATCACCATGCCGCTGTGGAACGTCACCTCGGCGCGGAAGATCCTCGGCCTACCGCTGTCGGTGACACCGATCTGTGTGGTCCCCCTCGGCTGGCCGCGCGGCCGCTACGGCCCGACAACTCGCAAACCCGTCGAGGAAGTCGTCCACTTCGACACCTACGGGAACCGCGGCCTCACGCGTTAGCGGTGACCGCCGCTTCCTGGTGCGCCACCGGCCGGTCCGTGGAACCCGTTGTTCCAGCCCGGCTCGGCGACCTCCGCTTCGGTCAACATGTCACTGGTGTCGGGAATGACCGACGGTGCGCAGTTCATCGAGAAGCTGTCCTCGGTATCTGTCTCCGCGCAGGCCAGCACCCGTGGCGCACCATCGAATGCCCCGGTGAACGCGGCGACGGCAGGCGCGGCGGCGATCATCACACCGGCGACCCCGTAGGCCAGCCGCCGGGTAAGCGCAGAAGAGATAGCAAACTCCATGCCCGGCAATCTATGCCCAGCGGCCGTCAAATACCGTCAAACCCGCCGAATCAACGCGGCTTGAGCTTGCGTTTCTCCCGCACCCGCACATTGATCCGGATCGGGGTGCCGTCGAAACCGAACGTCTCACGCAGCCGCCGCTCCAGGAACCGTCGATAGCCGGCCTCCAGAAAACCGCTGGTGAACAGCACAAACGTCGGCGGACGGGCGGTGGCCTGGGTGGCGAACAGGATCCGCGGTTGTTTACCACCACGCACCGGCGGCGGGGTCGCCGCCACCACTTCCTTGATCCAGGTGTTGAGCTGCCCCGTCGAGATGCGGGCGTCCCAGGACGCCAGTGAGGTCTCCATCGCCGGCACCAGTTTCTGCACGGCGCGACCGCTCTTCGCCGAGATATTCACCCGGGGCGCCCACTGCAACTGCGACAACTCGCGGTCGATTTCCTTGTCCAGCAGATAACGCCGGTCTTCGTCCACGAGGTCCCATTTGTTGAACGCGAGCACCAGCGCCCGGCCCGCCTCGATCACCATCGACAGCACTCGCTGGTCCTGTTCGGTCAGCGGTTGCGACGCATCGATCAACACGATCACCACCTCGGCGGCGTCGATCGCGCTGTGTGTGCGCACCGAGGCATAGAACTCATGTCCGCTGGCCTGCCCGACCCGTCGGCGCAACCCGGCGGTGTCGACGAAACGCCATGTCTTGCCGCCCAATTCGATCAACGAGTCGACCGGGTCGACGGTCGTGCCCGCGACGTCGTGCACCACGGAACGCTCCGCGCCCACCAGCCGGTTCAGCAGCGAACTCTTGCCGACGTTGGGCTTGCCCACCAACGCAACCCGTCGCGGTCCACCGGCAGCAGGAGCCACCTCGGACGCGGTCGGCAGCGCTTCAACAACCTGGTCGAGCAGATCAGCCACCCCGCGACCGTGCATCGCGCTGATCGGGTGCGGCTCCCCCAGCCCCAGCGACCACAGCGCGGCCGCGTCGGCCTCGCCCTTCTCGTTGTCAACCTTGTTGGCCGCCAAGAACACTGGCTTACCCGACCGGCGCAAGATACGCGCCGCCGCCTCGTCACCGGCGGTCGCACCGACCGTCGCGTCGACCACGAGTATCACCGCGTCGGCGGTCTGCATCGCCACCGAGGCCTGCTCGGCAACCAACTGCTGCAAGCCCTTGGCGTCGGGCTCCCACCCGCCGGTGTCCTGCACGACAAACCGCCGGCCGATCCAGGAGGCGTCGTAGGACACCCGGTCGCGGGTCACCCCCGGCAGGTCCTGCACGACGGCCTCGCGCCGGCCGAGGATCCGGTTGACCAAGGTGGACTTGCCGACGTTGGGGCGACCCACCACCGCCACCACCGGCGGCGGTGCAAGGGCCTCATCCTCGTCGTCGAACCCGTCATCGGAAAGCTCCCATTCGCTTTCGTCAGACCACGTGCCGTCCTCGCTCATCGCACTGCACCACTTCGCTTTTCGACCAGATCGAGCAGGTGGCCCACCACCTCGTCCTGGGTCATGTCACTGGTATCGACGATGATGGCGTCCTCGGCCGGGCGCAGCGGGGACACCGCGCGGGTCGAGTCCAGATGATCGCGCCGGATCACATCCGCCAGCACCGTCTCGTACGCATCGGGCAGCCCGACGGCGATGTTCTGATCATTCCGCCGGCGCGCCCGCGTCTCGGCCGAGGCGGTCAGAAAGATCTTCACGTCGGCATCCGGAAGCACAACCGTACCAATGTCTCGCCCTTCGACGACGACACTGTCTGTCCCCGAAGCCAATTCGCGCTGCATGGCGACCATCCTGGTGCGCACCTGCGGGACCGCCGACACCGCGGACACCGCGCGGGTGACCTCGTCGCCACGGATTTCGGCCGACACGTCCTCGTCGCCAAGGAAAGCCCGGTCGACATCCGGGTCAGAGCCCACCGACAGCGGGACATCGGAGGCCGCCGCGATAGCCTCAGCGTCGGCCAGATCGATGCGGGCACGCAGGATCGCCAGCGTCACGAGCCGGTACATCGCACCGGTGTCCAGATAGTGCGCGCCGAGTGCACGGGCCAATCCTCGTGACACCGAGGACTTTCCGGTCCCAGCGGGTCCGTCGACCGCCACCACGCATCGGCTCACAGCCCTACCGCCTTGTACAGATCGCCCACTTCCTTGCGGGTCAACGCACGGATACTGCCCGGCCGCTGCTCCCCCAACGTCACCTCACCGATGCTGATCCGCACCAGCGCCTCCACCGGATAGCCCGCCGCCGCCAGTAGCCGGCGCACGATGCGCTTACGACCCTCGTGCAGCGTCACCCGCACCAATGTCTTTCCCGGCACCGCATCGACCACCGCGAAGTCGTCGACCGCGACCGGGCCGTCGTCGAGTTCGATACCGGCGCGCAGCGTCTTACCCAAACCCTTTGATACCGAACCGGTTACGGTCGCCAGGTACGTCTTCGGCACCTCGAACGAGGGATGCATCAACCGGTGCGCCAGCTCGCCGTCATTGGTCAGCAGCAGCAGACCTTCGGTGTCGGCGTCCAGTCGACCGACGTGAAACAGATTCTTGTTGCCGCGGACTCGATGCTCCACCAGATCACCGATGCACGGCCGCCCGCGGTCGTCCGACATCGTCGAATGCATGCCGACGGGCTTGTTGATCGCCAGGTACATCATCGAGTCGTCCAGGACGATGCGTGCGCCGTCCACCCGGATGTCGGCGTTGGCCGGATCGACCCGAGTCCCCAACTCGGTGACGATGCGCCCGTCGACCTCCACCCGGCCGTCGGTGATCATCCGCTCGGCCACCCGCCGCGAGGCGACGCCCGCCTGCGACAGCACTTTCTGCAGCCGTACTCCCTCTGGCTCAGGCATCGGTGTCCACATCGAAAGAGGCCGGTTCCTCGCCAGACGAGCCACCGGACAGTTTGGCGAAACGTGGCTCGTCGTCCAGGTTTTCACTCAGATCGTCGATCACGTCGACATCGGGAAGCAGCGGTGCAATGTCAGGCAGGTCGCCCAGCGACGACAGGCCGAGCCGCTCGAGGAACAACTCGGTGGTGGCGAACGTCGTCGCACCGGTGTCCTCGTCGGTGCCCGCCTCGGTGATCAACCCGCGGGCCACCAAGGTGCGGATCACCGCATCGACGTTGACGCCGCGCACCGCGCTGACCCGAGCGCGGGTGACGGGCTGCCGGTAGGCGACGACCGCGAGCGTCTCCAATGCCGCCCTGGTCAGCTTCGAGCGCGACCCATCCAGCAGCAGTCGCTCCACATATGGCGCGAACCGGGCCCGGGTGTACATCCGCCAGCCTCCGCCGGCCTCCCGCAGGTCGATACCGCTGTCACGCTCGGCCAACTCCGCGGCCATGGTCTCCAACTTGGCGGTGATCCGATACACCGGCTGCTCGGTCACCGAAGCCAGGGTCTCGGCGTTGACCGGGGTGTCCACCACCAGCAGCAGCGCCTCCAACACCCGGGCCAGTTCGTCGTCGTCCATTTCGGCGTGGGCGACGTCGATACCCAGATCGGACTCCGCGTCGGACCCCAGATCCACGTCGGATACGTCGGCTGCGTCGTCGGTCATGGTTGGTTCGGTTCTTCTTCCCACTCGGATCGGACCAGCTCTTCGTTGACAACCCGGTCTCCGGTCCATGAAACCTGGAGCACACCAAGTGGTTCTGGCTGCTCGAATGCTACCGTCCTGGCCCGATACAGTTCGAGCAGCGCCAGGAACCGTCCGACGATCTGGATCGGCGCCTCACAGTCGGCCACCAGCTCCTTGAACGACGCCCACTGCCCCACCCCGCGCGCCGACAGGAACTCCAGCAGCCGCTCCGCCTGTTCAGGCACCGACACCTGAGGCGCGTGCAAATGCTCGGTGCCGACGGTGGGAACCGGTCGCGGGGTGAACGCGGCGGCCGCGATGTCAGCGAAGCTGGCGGCGTCGACACCCAGCATGACCTCGGGAAGCAGGTCGGCGAAGCGCTC from the Mycolicibacterium crocinum genome contains:
- a CDS encoding NAD-dependent epimerase/dehydratase family protein encodes the protein MALRVAVTGPTGEIGISTIEALEAHPDVTQIIGMARRPFDPADRGWTKTVYRQGDILDRAAVDALVKDVDVVVHLAFIIMGTREESARINLAGTRNVFEATVAGGPRRLVYTSSVAAYGYHRDNPVPITEDVPTRGTPEHYYSEQKAACEQALAEATEGSSLEVYVLRPCIVAGPKAPALAEAMPWNQLPDAVRRLTQAVPVLKPPMPDPGTPVQLVHHDDVASAIALAVTTTTAPPGAYNIAGDGLVTMSDVGRALGARPIKVPHVAAVATSEVLARLPFAPSALEWLHAGRASTVMDTSRARDLLGWQPKYSAAETLSALADAVS
- a CDS encoding group I intron-associated PD-(D/E)XK endonuclease, which produces MAAAWFELCGYHVSWPLEPSRYDLLAWIGDFARRIQVKTTTVKQGASWTVWLSNTGRTRRTYDPDEIDYFFVIDGDFNYYLIPIAAVGGLTAIQLSAYREYLVQRETVTPSTAGTDRSGPPPR
- a CDS encoding sulfite exporter TauE/SafE family protein, whose protein sequence is MIVIVLAGMGAGAINSLVGSGTLITFPTLVTLGFPPVTATMSNAIGLVAGGVSGTWGYRKELGGQWDRLRWQIPASLIGAAIGAFLLLHLPEKVFTQIVPVLLILALVLVVIGPRIQAYARSRAEAAGRSAEHVSPKRMVALVAGTFAVGIYGGYFTAAQGILLIGVMGALLPEDMQRMNAAKNLLSLLVNIVAAVGYTVVAFDRVSWEAAGLIAVGSLVGGWLGAHYGRRLSPNVLRAVIVVVGLIGLYRLLTV
- a CDS encoding nitroreductase family protein; the encoded protein is MSEIPSTDEALANLSMPLLDAMMTQRAIRRVKPDPVDDAIVVKCIELALRAPTGSNGQNWEFIVVKDQKVKDQLGKRYRQPWSIYGALGRRQAANDESMLKILKAVEWQVDHFSEIPVLVIPCLRGGTRVPYVPTPFVGETSYFGSIYPSVQNLLLAARAMGLGASLITMPLWNVTSARKILGLPLSVTPICVVPLGWPRGRYGPTTRKPVEEVVHFDTYGNRGLTR
- the der gene encoding ribosome biogenesis GTPase Der; translation: MSEDGTWSDESEWELSDDGFDDEDEALAPPPVVAVVGRPNVGKSTLVNRILGRREAVVQDLPGVTRDRVSYDASWIGRRFVVQDTGGWEPDAKGLQQLVAEQASVAMQTADAVILVVDATVGATAGDEAAARILRRSGKPVFLAANKVDNEKGEADAAALWSLGLGEPHPISAMHGRGVADLLDQVVEALPTASEVAPAAGGPRRVALVGKPNVGKSSLLNRLVGAERSVVHDVAGTTVDPVDSLIELGGKTWRFVDTAGLRRRVGQASGHEFYASVRTHSAIDAAEVVIVLIDASQPLTEQDQRVLSMVIEAGRALVLAFNKWDLVDEDRRYLLDKEIDRELSQLQWAPRVNISAKSGRAVQKLVPAMETSLASWDARISTGQLNTWIKEVVAATPPPVRGGKQPRILFATQATARPPTFVLFTSGFLEAGYRRFLERRLRETFGFDGTPIRINVRVREKRKLKPR
- the cmk gene encoding (d)CMP kinase: MSRCVVAVDGPAGTGKSSVSRGLARALGAHYLDTGAMYRLVTLAILRARIDLADAEAIAAASDVPLSVGSDPDVDRAFLGDEDVSAEIRGDEVTRAVSAVSAVPQVRTRMVAMQRELASGTDSVVVEGRDIGTVVLPDADVKIFLTASAETRARRRNDQNIAVGLPDAYETVLADVIRRDHLDSTRAVSPLRPAEDAIIVDTSDMTQDEVVGHLLDLVEKRSGAVR
- a CDS encoding pseudouridine synthase, giving the protein MPEPEGVRLQKVLSQAGVASRRVAERMITDGRVEVDGRIVTELGTRVDPANADIRVDGARIVLDDSMMYLAINKPVGMHSTMSDDRGRPCIGDLVEHRVRGNKNLFHVGRLDADTEGLLLLTNDGELAHRLMHPSFEVPKTYLATVTGSVSKGLGKTLRAGIELDDGPVAVDDFAVVDAVPGKTLVRVTLHEGRKRIVRRLLAAAGYPVEALVRISIGEVTLGEQRPGSIRALTRKEVGDLYKAVGL
- the scpB gene encoding SMC-Scp complex subunit ScpB translates to MTDDAADVSDVDLGSDAESDLGIDVAHAEMDDDELARVLEALLLVVDTPVNAETLASVTEQPVYRITAKLETMAAELAERDSGIDLREAGGGWRMYTRARFAPYVERLLLDGSRSKLTRAALETLAVVAYRQPVTRARVSAVRGVNVDAVIRTLVARGLITEAGTDEDTGATTFATTELFLERLGLSSLGDLPDIAPLLPDVDVIDDLSENLDDEPRFAKLSGGSSGEEPASFDVDTDA